The DNA segment ACGAGCGCGGGACGGATCCCCACCGACAAGGGCTACCGGCTGTTCGTCGACCGGCTCTCCGAGATCAAGCCGCTTTCCTCAGCCGAGCGCAAGGCCATCAGGAACTTCCTGGAGGGCGCGCTCGATCTCGACGACGTGCTGCGCCGGTCGGTGCGGCTGCTCGCGCAGCTCACGAGGCAGGTCGCCGTCGTGCAGTATCCGACGCTGACCAGTTCGACCGTGCGCCACGTCGAGGTGGTGCCGCTGACCCCGGCGCGGCTGATGCTGGTGCTGATCACCGACACCGGACGAGTCGATCAGCGTACCGTCGATTTGGGGGATGTCGTCACCGAGGACGGCGTCGCCACGCTGAGGGACGTCCTCAACAACACGCTCGCCGGCCACCGGCTGATCGACGCGGCCGCGAAGGTCGCCGAACTGCCGGACCAGGGACCGACCGAGTTGCGGGACGCGCTCACCAGGGTCTGTACGGTGCTGGTCGAGTCGCTTGTCGAGCATCCGGAGGAGCGGCTCGTGCTCGGCGGCACGGCGAACCTCACCCGCAACGTCGCGGATTTCCCCGGTTCGCTGCGCCAGGTGCTCGAAGCGCTTGAGGAGCAGGTGGTCGTG comes from the Prauserella marina genome and includes:
- the hrcA gene encoding heat-inducible transcriptional repressor HrcA, with the translated sequence MASGDERRFDVLRAIVADYVSNQEPVGSKALVDRHNLGVSSATVRNDMAALEEDGYITQPHTSAGRIPTDKGYRLFVDRLSEIKPLSSAERKAIRNFLEGALDLDDVLRRSVRLLAQLTRQVAVVQYPTLTSSTVRHVEVVPLTPARLMLVLITDTGRVDQRTVDLGDVVTEDGVATLRDVLNNTLAGHRLIDAAAKVAELPDQGPTELRDALTRVCTVLVESLVEHPEERLVLGGTANLTRNVADFPGSLRQVLEALEEQVVVLKLLAAARNPGAIAVRIGGENEDEQMRSTSVVSIGYGSDDLLLGGMGVVGPTRMDYPGTIAAVRAVANYVGQILSGK